In Chaetodon auriga isolate fChaAug3 chromosome 7, fChaAug3.hap1, whole genome shotgun sequence, a genomic segment contains:
- the LOC143323711 gene encoding aldehyde dehydrogenase family 3 member A2-like codes for MSREQLAVQRARKSFQTGKTKPLEYRIHQLKSLLRFISERRGDIADAVKADLGKSEHGTELFETLGLEGEIIVAIERLAEWAAPRPVEKNLLTISDEVYVQPEPLGVVLIIGAWNYPWAVTLQPLVGAIAAGNAAVIKPSEVSSHSAKVMEELLPQYLDRDLYPVVTGGVSETQELLKQRFDHIFYTGSSTVGKLVMEAAARHLTPVTLELGGKSPCYIDKNCDITVACRRITWGKFVNCGQTCIAPDYILCEPAIQSRVVEEIKKSIKEFYTDNPKTFEDYGRIINQRHFKRVMSLMEGSTVAIGGDSDESQCYIAPTVLKDVMRDSKVMKEEIFGPLLPIITVSGVDEAIQFINDREKPLVIYVFSHDNKLIKRVIAETSSGALLANDCLVHFTVSALPFGGVGNSGMGCYHGRHSFDQLSHLRSCLIKQLKMEGVNSMRYPPHTAKKMGWARLLLLKQIDVRRLQRLALLTMLVGLAAFVVQRFLR; via the exons ATGTCTCGAGAGCAGCTGGCTGTACAACGGGCCAGGAAGTCCTTCCAGACCGGGAAAACCAAACCTCTGGAGTACAGGATCCACCAGCTGAAGAGCCTGCTGCGCTTCATCTCAGAGAGACGGGGGGACATCGCAGATGCTGTCAAAGCGGACCTGGGCAAG AGTGAACATGGGACTGAGCTCTTTGAGACACTGGGACTGGAGGGAGAGATCATCGTGGCTATAGAGAGGCTGGCAGAGTGGGCAGCTCCACGGCCGGTGGAGAAGAACCTGCTCACCATATCAGATGAGGTGTATGTGCAGCCGGAGCCTCTGGGAGTCGTGCTCATCATCGGGGCCTGGAACTACCCCTGGGCTGTCACCCTCCAGCCGCTGGTTGGAGCCATTGCTGCTG gaaatgcagcagtgataaAGCCATCTGAGGTTAGCTCTCACTCTGCCAAGGTCATGGAGGAACTTCTCCCTCAGTATCTAGACAGA GATCTGTACCCAGTGGTGACAGGTGGCGTGTCAGAGAcccaggagctgctgaagcaaAGATTTGATCACATCTTCTACactggcagcagcacagtgggTAAACTGGTGATGGAGGCTGCAGCTCGCCACCTCACCCCAGTGACCCTGGAGCTGGGCGGGAAGAGCCCCTGCTACATCGACAAGAACTGTGACATCACCGTGGCATGTCG TCGCATCACATGGGGAAAGTTTGTCAACTGTGGCCAGACGTGCATCGCTCCTGACTATATCCTGTGCGAACCCGCCATCCAGAGCCGAGTCGTAGAAGAGATTAAAAAGAGCATCAAG GAGTTTTACACAGATAATCCAAAAACCTTTGAGGACTACGGACGCATTATTAACCAGCGGCACTTTAAAAGGGTCATGTCTCTCATGGAGGGTAGCACAGTTGCTATTGGTGGAGACAGTGACGAATCCCAGTGCTACATAG CCCCCACTGTGCTGAAGGATGTGATGAGGGATTCCAAAGTGATGAAGGAGGAGATCTTTGGGCCATTGCTGCCCATCATCACAGTGAGCGGTGTAGATGAGGCCATCCAGTTTAttaatgacagagaaaaacCTCTGGTCATATATGTCTTCTCCCATGACAACAAG CTGATCAAAAGAGTGATCGCTGAGACGTCCAGTGGAGCTCTGCTGGCTAATGACTGTCTGGTACACTTTACTGTCAGCGCTCTGCCCTTTGGAGGAGTTG GTAACAGTGGTATGGGCTGTTACCACGGCCGACACAGCTTTGACCAGCTCAGCCACCTGCGCAGCTGTCTGATCAAGCAGCTGAAGATGGAGGGAGTCAACAGCATGCGTTACCCCCCTCACACCGCCAAGAAGATGGGCTGGGCTCGACTGCTTCTGCTCAAGCAGATCGATGTGCGCAGGCTGCAGCGCTTGGCATTGCTGACCATGTTGGTTGGCTTGGCAGCGTTTGTGGTGCAG AGATTCCTGCGGTGA
- the LOC143323801 gene encoding aldehyde dehydrogenase, dimeric NADP-preferring-like — MERQAQQRAREAFLSGRTRPVEFRLQQLHALQRMITEKETEICTALKQDISRSQYDTPLLELIGIENEIKLAVEKLAEWAAPRPVEKNILTISDEAYIKPEPLGVVLIIGAWNYPWALILQPLVGAIAAGNAAVVKPSELSEYSALLLRALLPRYLDKELYPVVTGGVSETQELLRLKFDHVFYTGSSPVGKLVMEAAARHLTPVTLELGGKSPCYIDKNCDIRVACRRITWGKFMNCGQTCIAPDFILCEPCIQGRVVECIRQTLLEFYGADPKCSPDFGRIINRRHFDRIMGLMEGYTPVVGGQSDATQRYIAPTVLKDVPPHSRLMQEEIFGPLLPIMTVSDMDDAIRFINEREKPLALYIFCSDKKAIQRMIEETTSGGVTVNDVMMHYTLCSLPFGGVGQSGMGRYHGKHTFDQLSHQKACLVRSLGMERVNLARYPPQDRRRARRARMALRTPLIDMSKRTLAWAIAATIIGLGLFVTLLVILLIASGLNCTCWYWRGFYN, encoded by the exons ATGGAGAGACAGGCGCAGCAGCGGGCCAGGGAGGCCTTCCTGAGCGGCCGCACCCGGCCTGTGGagttcagactgcagcagcttcacGCCCTGCAGAGGATGATCACcgagaaggagacagagattTGCACTGCTCTCAAACAGGACATCAGCAGG AGCCAGTACGACACACCACTCCTGGAGCTGATTGGCATCGAGAATGAGATCAAGCTGGCTGTAGAGAAGCTGGCAGAGTGGGCGGCTCCACGGCCGGTGGAGAAGAACATCCTCACCATATCAGATGAGGCTTATATCAAGCCGGAGCCTCTGGGAGTGGTGCTCATCATCGGGGCCTGGAACTACCCCTGGGCCCTCATCCTCCAGCCACTGGTTGGAGCCATCGCTGCTG GCAACGCAGCTGTGGTGAAGCCGTCGGAGCTCAGCGAGTACTCGGCCCTCCTCCTCCGGGCTCTGCTGCCTCGCTATCTGGACAAG gAACTGTACCCAGTGGTGACAGGTGGAGTGTCAGAGACCCAGGAGCTGCTGAGGCTCAAGTTTGATCACGTCTTCTACACTGGCAGCAGCCCAGTGGGTAAACTGGTGATGGAGGCCGCAGCTCGCCACCTCACCCCAGTGACCCTGGAGCTGGGCGGGAAGAGCCCCTGCTACATCGACAAGAACTGTGACATCAGGGTCGCCTGCCG CCGAATCACATGGGGAAAGTTTATGAACTGCGGCCAGACGTGCATCGCCCCGGACTTCATCCTCTGTGAACCCTGCATCCAGGGCCGAGTGGTGGAGTGCATCCGACAGACTCTATTG GAATTTTATGGCGCCGATCCCAAGTGCTCACCAGACTTCGGCCGAATCATCAACCGGCGTCATTTCGACAGAATCATGGGGCTGATGGAGGGATACACTCCTGTGGTGGGAGGACAGAGTGATGCCACACAGCGCTACATTG CCCCAACAGTGCTGAAGGACGTGCCTCCTCACTCCAGGCTGATGCAGGAGGAGATCTTCGGGCCCCTGCTGCCCATAATGACTGTCAGTGACATGGATGATGCCATCCGCTTCATCAATGAGCGAGAGAAACCTCTGGCCCTCTACATCTTCTGCTCTGATAAgaag GCAATCCAAAGGATGATTGAAGAGACCACAAGTGGAGGAGTGACGGTCAATGACGTTATGATGCACtacacactctgctctctcccGTTTGGCGGTGTTG GTCAGAGTGGTATGGGCCGGTACCACGGTAAACACACCTTTGACCAGCTGAGCCACCAGAAGGCGTGTCTGGTCCGCTCTCTGGGCATGGAGCGGGTCAACCTGGCCCGGTACCCTCCTCAGGACCGCCGGCGGGCACGCAGGGCACGGATGGCCCTCAGGACACCCCTGATCGACATGTCCAAGAGGACGCTGGCCTGGGCCATCGCTGCCACCATCATCGGCTTAGGCCTGTTCGTCACGCTGCTGGTCATCCTGCTCATAGCTTCAGGCCTCAACTGCACCTGCTGGTACTGGAGAGGCTTTTATAACTAG